In the genome of Calothrix sp. PCC 6303, the window AAAAGCCAGAGACTTACTACAAAAACAGCGCAACACCCAAGAAGCAGACAAAATCAACCAGTTATTAGCAAAACTAGCTCAAACAACCTAAAAAAGTAATAATTTCTCCCCATGCAGCCGTTGCAGCCACCGAATCATAACGATAACCGTCATCCCGCATGAAAGTATGCTCTGCCTCATACATCAAAACTTGGTGAGAAACTTCCCCTTGAGAGAGCGCCTCTAACAAAGTGATGCGATCGGCTTCGGGGATATGCGGATCTAAAGTCCCAAAAATCAACAACATTTCACCAGCTATTTCCCCCACCCTGTGGATGCTATCAGCTACCCCTTTACCCAACTTCCCGCTAGGAATTCCCGTGGGATAACAACAAACACCCGCTTTGATTTCATTGTGAAAAGCCGCACGGAAAGCTAAATGTCCACCAATACAAAAGCCGAGGGTGCCAATTTGGGAAACTGAATTTTCAGCTTTTAAAAAATCAATCATCGCCTGAATATCACTGT includes:
- a CDS encoding dienelactone hydrolase family protein, which translates into the protein MQIIKRNIDLKVDDSLMRVYIASPKTPGVYPAIIFYSDIYQLGSPMIRLINYLAGFGYIVAAPEIFHRIEPVGSVIEPDDIGRMRGNDDACRTLVAEYDSDIQAMIDFLKAENSVSQIGTLGFCIGGHLAFRAAFHNEIKAGVCCYPTGIPSGKLGKGVADSIHRVGEIAGEMLLIFGTLDPHIPEADRITLLEALSQGEVSHQVLMYEAEHTFMRDDGYRYDSVAATAAWGEIITFLGCLS